From the genome of Bubalus bubalis isolate 160015118507 breed Murrah chromosome 2, NDDB_SH_1, whole genome shotgun sequence, one region includes:
- the ACADL gene encoding long-chain specific acyl-CoA dehydrogenase, mitochondrial isoform X4, protein MATRLLRGTLRLWGGRAAPCLPPASRCSHSGGEERLETSSAKKLTDTGTRRIFSLEHDIFRESVRKFFQEEVIPYHAEWEKAGEVSRELWEKAGKQGLLGINIADRHGGIGGDLYSSAIVWEEQAYSNCTGPGFSLHSDIIMPYIANYGSEEQIKRFIPEMVAGKCIGAIAMTEPGAGSDLQGIRTNAKKDGSDWILNGSKVFVTNGWLCDIVIVVAITNREARSPAHGISLFLVENGMKGFIKGRKLDKIGLKAQDTAEFFFEDVRLPAGALLGEENKGYYYLMQELPQERLIISEIAVSASEFMFEETRDYVKQRKAFGKTVADLQTGDLPYLSCRSYRIFLLSHP, encoded by the exons atgTTCTCATTCTGGAGGTGAAGAACGTCTAGAAACTTCTTCTGCTAAAAAATTAACAGATACAGGAACTAGAAGAATCTTCTCTTTAGAGCATGACATTTTCCGGGAAAGTGTAAGGAAGTTTTTTCAAGAAGAAGTGATTCCTTATCATGCAGA ATGGGAGAAAGCTGGAGAAGTGAGTAGGGAGCTTTGGGAAAAAGCTGGAAAACAAGGACTACTTGGTATCAATATTGCAGATCGCCATGGTGGCATTGGGGGGGACTTGTATTCATCAGCTATTGTTTGGGAGGAGCA agcATATTCAAATTGTACAGGCCCAGGTTTTAGTCTTCATTCAGATATCATCATGCCCTATATTGCAAACTATGGTTCAGAAGAACAGATTAAGCGCTTCATCCCCGAGATGGTTGCAGGGAAATGTATTGGTGCCATAGCAATGACAGAGCCTGGGGCTGGAAG TGATTTGCAAGGAATAAGAACAAATGCCAAAAAGGATGGAAGTGACTGGATTCTCAATGGAAGCAAG GTATTTGTCACTAATGGGTGGCTGTGTGACATTGTGATCGTAGTAGCCATCACAAATCGAGAGGCTCGCTCTCCTGCCCATGGCATTAGCCTTTTTCTGGTGGAAAATGGAATGAAAGGATTTATCAAGGGACGAAAGCTAGATAAAATTGGACTAAAAGCCCAG GATACTGCAGAATTTTTCTTTGAAGATGTACGGTTGCCAGCAGGTGCCCTACTTGGAGAAGAGAATAAAGGCTACTATTACCTCATGCAAGAGCTTCCACAG GAAAGGCTGATAATTTCCGAGATAGCAGTTTCAGCCAGTGAATTCATGTTTGAGGAAACCAGGGACTACGTTAAACAAAGAAAAGCTTTTGGGAAGACAGTTGCAGATTTACAG actGGAGATCTACCATACTTAAGTTGCAGAAGTTAcaggatttttcttttatctcatcCATAG
- the ACADL gene encoding long-chain specific acyl-CoA dehydrogenase, mitochondrial isoform X2 has product MATRLLRGTLRLWGGRAAPCLPPASRCSHSGGEERLETSSAKKLTDTGTRRIFSLEHDIFRESVRKFFQEEVIPYHAEWEKAGEVSRELWEKAGKQGLLGINIADRHGGIGGDLYSSAIVWEEQAYSNCTGPGFSLHSDIIMPYIANYGSEEQIKRFIPEMVAGKCIGAIAMTEPGAGSDLQGIRTNAKKDGSDWILNGSKVFVTNGWLCDIVIVVAITNREARSPAHGISLFLVENGMKGFIKGRKLDKIGLKAQDTAEFFFEDVRLPAGALLGEENKGYYYLMQELPQERLIISEIAVSASEFMFEETRDYVKQRKAFGKTVADLQTVKHKLAELKTSICVTRAFVDSCLQLHRVKRLDISTAAMAKYWASDLQNRVAYDCLQLHGGWGYV; this is encoded by the exons atgTTCTCATTCTGGAGGTGAAGAACGTCTAGAAACTTCTTCTGCTAAAAAATTAACAGATACAGGAACTAGAAGAATCTTCTCTTTAGAGCATGACATTTTCCGGGAAAGTGTAAGGAAGTTTTTTCAAGAAGAAGTGATTCCTTATCATGCAGA ATGGGAGAAAGCTGGAGAAGTGAGTAGGGAGCTTTGGGAAAAAGCTGGAAAACAAGGACTACTTGGTATCAATATTGCAGATCGCCATGGTGGCATTGGGGGGGACTTGTATTCATCAGCTATTGTTTGGGAGGAGCA agcATATTCAAATTGTACAGGCCCAGGTTTTAGTCTTCATTCAGATATCATCATGCCCTATATTGCAAACTATGGTTCAGAAGAACAGATTAAGCGCTTCATCCCCGAGATGGTTGCAGGGAAATGTATTGGTGCCATAGCAATGACAGAGCCTGGGGCTGGAAG TGATTTGCAAGGAATAAGAACAAATGCCAAAAAGGATGGAAGTGACTGGATTCTCAATGGAAGCAAG GTATTTGTCACTAATGGGTGGCTGTGTGACATTGTGATCGTAGTAGCCATCACAAATCGAGAGGCTCGCTCTCCTGCCCATGGCATTAGCCTTTTTCTGGTGGAAAATGGAATGAAAGGATTTATCAAGGGACGAAAGCTAGATAAAATTGGACTAAAAGCCCAG GATACTGCAGAATTTTTCTTTGAAGATGTACGGTTGCCAGCAGGTGCCCTACTTGGAGAAGAGAATAAAGGCTACTATTACCTCATGCAAGAGCTTCCACAG GAAAGGCTGATAATTTCCGAGATAGCAGTTTCAGCCAGTGAATTCATGTTTGAGGAAACCAGGGACTACGTTAAACAAAGAAAAGCTTTTGGGAAGACAGTTGCAGATTTACAG ACGGTGAAGCATAAGCTAGCAGAATTAAAAACATCCATATGTGTAACCAGAGCTTTTGTGGACAGCTGTCTCCAGCTGCACAGAGTGAAACGTCTGGACATTTCCACTGCTGCCATGGCGAAATACTG GGCATCTGATTTGCAAAACAGAGTAGCTTATGACTGTTTGCAGCTGCATGGAGGTTGGGGATACGTGT AG
- the ACADL gene encoding long-chain specific acyl-CoA dehydrogenase, mitochondrial isoform X1 produces the protein MATRLLRGTLRLWGGRAAPCLPPASRCSHSGGEERLETSSAKKLTDTGTRRIFSLEHDIFRESVRKFFQEEVIPYHAEWEKAGEVSRELWEKAGKQGLLGINIADRHGGIGGDLYSSAIVWEEQAYSNCTGPGFSLHSDIIMPYIANYGSEEQIKRFIPEMVAGKCIGAIAMTEPGAGSDLQGIRTNAKKDGSDWILNGSKVFVTNGWLCDIVIVVAITNREARSPAHGISLFLVENGMKGFIKGRKLDKIGLKAQDTAEFFFEDVRLPAGALLGEENKGYYYLMQELPQERLIISEIAVSASEFMFEETRDYVKQRKAFGKTVADLQTVKHKLAELKTSICVTRAFVDSCLQLHRVKRLDISTAAMAKYWASDLQNRVAYDCLQLHGGWGYVCEYPIAKAYVDARVQTIYGGTNEIMKELIAREIICDQ, from the exons atgTTCTCATTCTGGAGGTGAAGAACGTCTAGAAACTTCTTCTGCTAAAAAATTAACAGATACAGGAACTAGAAGAATCTTCTCTTTAGAGCATGACATTTTCCGGGAAAGTGTAAGGAAGTTTTTTCAAGAAGAAGTGATTCCTTATCATGCAGA ATGGGAGAAAGCTGGAGAAGTGAGTAGGGAGCTTTGGGAAAAAGCTGGAAAACAAGGACTACTTGGTATCAATATTGCAGATCGCCATGGTGGCATTGGGGGGGACTTGTATTCATCAGCTATTGTTTGGGAGGAGCA agcATATTCAAATTGTACAGGCCCAGGTTTTAGTCTTCATTCAGATATCATCATGCCCTATATTGCAAACTATGGTTCAGAAGAACAGATTAAGCGCTTCATCCCCGAGATGGTTGCAGGGAAATGTATTGGTGCCATAGCAATGACAGAGCCTGGGGCTGGAAG TGATTTGCAAGGAATAAGAACAAATGCCAAAAAGGATGGAAGTGACTGGATTCTCAATGGAAGCAAG GTATTTGTCACTAATGGGTGGCTGTGTGACATTGTGATCGTAGTAGCCATCACAAATCGAGAGGCTCGCTCTCCTGCCCATGGCATTAGCCTTTTTCTGGTGGAAAATGGAATGAAAGGATTTATCAAGGGACGAAAGCTAGATAAAATTGGACTAAAAGCCCAG GATACTGCAGAATTTTTCTTTGAAGATGTACGGTTGCCAGCAGGTGCCCTACTTGGAGAAGAGAATAAAGGCTACTATTACCTCATGCAAGAGCTTCCACAG GAAAGGCTGATAATTTCCGAGATAGCAGTTTCAGCCAGTGAATTCATGTTTGAGGAAACCAGGGACTACGTTAAACAAAGAAAAGCTTTTGGGAAGACAGTTGCAGATTTACAG ACGGTGAAGCATAAGCTAGCAGAATTAAAAACATCCATATGTGTAACCAGAGCTTTTGTGGACAGCTGTCTCCAGCTGCACAGAGTGAAACGTCTGGACATTTCCACTGCTGCCATGGCGAAATACTG GGCATCTGATTTGCAAAACAGAGTAGCTTATGACTGTTTGCAGCTGCATGGAGGTTGGGGATACGTGTGTGAGTATCCCATTGCAAA AGCTTATGTGGATGCCCGTGTCCAGACAATCTATGGTGGTACCAATGAAATAATGAAGGAGCTGATTGCAAGAGAGATCATCTGTGACCAGTAG
- the ACADL gene encoding long-chain specific acyl-CoA dehydrogenase, mitochondrial isoform X3, with protein MATRLLRGTLRLWGGRAAPCLPPASRCSHSGGEERLETSSAKKLTDTGTRRIFSLEHDIFRESVRKFFQEEVIPYHAEAYSNCTGPGFSLHSDIIMPYIANYGSEEQIKRFIPEMVAGKCIGAIAMTEPGAGSDLQGIRTNAKKDGSDWILNGSKVFVTNGWLCDIVIVVAITNREARSPAHGISLFLVENGMKGFIKGRKLDKIGLKAQDTAEFFFEDVRLPAGALLGEENKGYYYLMQELPQERLIISEIAVSASEFMFEETRDYVKQRKAFGKTVADLQTVKHKLAELKTSICVTRAFVDSCLQLHRVKRLDISTAAMAKYWASDLQNRVAYDCLQLHGGWGYVCEYPIAKAYVDARVQTIYGGTNEIMKELIAREIICDQ; from the exons atgTTCTCATTCTGGAGGTGAAGAACGTCTAGAAACTTCTTCTGCTAAAAAATTAACAGATACAGGAACTAGAAGAATCTTCTCTTTAGAGCATGACATTTTCCGGGAAAGTGTAAGGAAGTTTTTTCAAGAAGAAGTGATTCCTTATCATGCAGA agcATATTCAAATTGTACAGGCCCAGGTTTTAGTCTTCATTCAGATATCATCATGCCCTATATTGCAAACTATGGTTCAGAAGAACAGATTAAGCGCTTCATCCCCGAGATGGTTGCAGGGAAATGTATTGGTGCCATAGCAATGACAGAGCCTGGGGCTGGAAG TGATTTGCAAGGAATAAGAACAAATGCCAAAAAGGATGGAAGTGACTGGATTCTCAATGGAAGCAAG GTATTTGTCACTAATGGGTGGCTGTGTGACATTGTGATCGTAGTAGCCATCACAAATCGAGAGGCTCGCTCTCCTGCCCATGGCATTAGCCTTTTTCTGGTGGAAAATGGAATGAAAGGATTTATCAAGGGACGAAAGCTAGATAAAATTGGACTAAAAGCCCAG GATACTGCAGAATTTTTCTTTGAAGATGTACGGTTGCCAGCAGGTGCCCTACTTGGAGAAGAGAATAAAGGCTACTATTACCTCATGCAAGAGCTTCCACAG GAAAGGCTGATAATTTCCGAGATAGCAGTTTCAGCCAGTGAATTCATGTTTGAGGAAACCAGGGACTACGTTAAACAAAGAAAAGCTTTTGGGAAGACAGTTGCAGATTTACAG ACGGTGAAGCATAAGCTAGCAGAATTAAAAACATCCATATGTGTAACCAGAGCTTTTGTGGACAGCTGTCTCCAGCTGCACAGAGTGAAACGTCTGGACATTTCCACTGCTGCCATGGCGAAATACTG GGCATCTGATTTGCAAAACAGAGTAGCTTATGACTGTTTGCAGCTGCATGGAGGTTGGGGATACGTGTGTGAGTATCCCATTGCAAA AGCTTATGTGGATGCCCGTGTCCAGACAATCTATGGTGGTACCAATGAAATAATGAAGGAGCTGATTGCAAGAGAGATCATCTGTGACCAGTAG